In one window of Tubulanus polymorphus chromosome 3, tnTubPoly1.2, whole genome shotgun sequence DNA:
- the LOC141902456 gene encoding uncharacterized protein LOC141902456: MSDKQQPPPPYNQPPPGAPQYGGPPGGYPPQQGGQYPPQGGQYPPQGGQYPPQGVQYAAQPVGYYAPGNQQIIVAQAAPLANPPSDYLVMAILVLLCCFWPLGIVAVIKSTEVRDAIRRGDGPGAQQLSREARRWCMITLGCGIALHVLWIAVLIIYLIFFASYIASTTSNYHG, encoded by the exons ATGTCGGATAAACAGCAACCACCTCCACCGTACAACCAGCCTCCACCAG GGGCCCCTCAGTATGGTGGACCACCGGGTGGATATCCACCACAGCAAGGTGGACAATATCCACCTCAAGGTGGACAGTATCCACCTCAAGGTGGACAATATCCACCTCAAGGTGTCCAATACGCCGCCCAACCTGTTGGATATTACGCACCTGGTAATCAACAGATTATCGTCGCCCAGGCAGCCCCTCTCGCTAATCCACCGTCGGATTATCTGGTGATGGcgattttagttttattgtgttgTTTTTGGCCGTTAGGTATCGTGGCTGTTATAAAGTCTACAGAAGTTAGGGATGCTATAAGGCGAGGAGATGGACCCGGAGCTCAGCAGCTCTCCAGGGAAGCTCGTCGATGGTGTATGATAACTCTAGGCTGCGGTATCGCCTTACATGTTTTGTGGATCGCCGTTTTGATTATTTATCTGATTTTCTTCGCGTCGTATATCGCAAGCACCACATCAAACTATCACGGTTAA